The proteins below are encoded in one region of Nilaparvata lugens isolate BPH chromosome X, ASM1435652v1, whole genome shotgun sequence:
- the LOC120354709 gene encoding uncharacterized protein DDB_G0285291-like: MDYFRKNKPRPMSECFNYAVMFEPKESETEEQPQHFQPHQPQLHQPQPHQLQQHQLQLQNLQQHQLQLHYLQQELHQLQQQLQHQQLQELQQWPLQNQWPGQQLLQEEQQEQQLQLMHMHLELQLVQQQLLQQLQRKLQELHEGWWQEQEAKNDTPAAGAI, from the exons ATGGattattttcgaaaaaataaaCCCAGACCAATGAGTG AGTGCTTCAACTACGCCGTCATGTTTGAGCCCAAGGAGTCAGAAACCGAAGAGCAGCCGCAGCACTTTCAGCCGCATCAACCGCAGCTGCATCAACCGCAGCCGCATCAACTGCAGCAGCATCAACTGCAGCTGCAAAATCTGCAGCAGCATCAACTTCAGTTGCATTATCTGCAGCAGGAGCTGCATCAACTGCAGCAGCAACTGCAACATCAACAGCTGCAGGAGCTGCAGCAATGGCCGTTACAGAATCAGTGGCCAGGACAGCAGCTGCTCCAAGAAGAGCAGCAGGAGCAGCAACTGCAGTTGATGCATATGCACCTCGAGCTGCAGCTAGTGCAGCAACAGCTGCTGCAACAGCTACAGAGAAAACTGCAAGAACTGCATGAAGGATGGTGGCAGGAGCAAGAAGCAAAAAATGATACGCCGGCAGCAGGTGCTATATGA